The following nucleotide sequence is from Synechococcus sp. KORDI-52.
ACCGGGATTGTCTGCTGAATGGTTTTATTCGCTCCTGATCTGATGCGTGATGAGCCTGGCAGTCCCGATTGTCGTTTGGTGATCGACGCCAAGCAATCCCTGGAGGATGTGCTGCGTTTGATCGCAGATCTGCCCCATACCGATCACATGCGGCGGCAGCTGCTGTCGGTGTACAACCAGCTGGAGGGCATGCATGATCTGAAACGCAGTGGTGGTGCCAATGTGTCGTTTCGTTCGGCCGATTGGAGTTCCTCGGCGAAGTGATGCGGCTCGCACCGATAGGGTCGGATGTCGCCTGTTCGCTGTTCTGAGTGATGTTTGAAAACGACCGACGTCCCGCCTGGTTGAACTGGGTGTTTCTAGGAATGTTTCTGTGGTCGTCGTGGCAGCTCTTTGGCTTCTGGTCTCAGAGGCTCAGCGGTTGAGCCGCTGCAAGGTTGATTGACGGGGGTGTCTTAAAACAGCGTGCTGGTCAGACGCAGAGTTCCCCACAGGTCAAAAACGCAAAAAATCAGGCCGATCACAATGATGTCCCAGGCTTTGTGACGCAGGGCCCAGGGCGCCAGAAACAGTTCTGCGACTCCGTGGAGTGCTGTGCCAACCGCGATGTGCTCGAGCACCAGCAGACCATGGGCCAGCAGGAACAGCGCACTGGCGATGCATCGCATTAGCACTTGCCAGGAACCGAGCAAACCTGCAGGACGGGATGGTTCGACACCCTAGGGCGTGTTGACGTCTTGACTCAAGTCCGCAGCATGTGTGAGTCAATGCTTTCAGGGAATGTCTTGATGGTTGAGTCAAAACTTCTGATCGCTAAGTTGCAGGTCTTGTTCCGTTCAGTTCTCTGATGCAACTTCAAAGCTGGAAAGCTGGATTGGCAGGCAACTCAGGAAGCGCAAAGAGTTGCTTTATAACCTCGGTGCGATTTCGTCCTATGCATCGATGCTCACATTTTTTTGGTAGGCATCGACATGTGGCTCACCAAAGAGGATCCCAAACATACCCTGGTGATGTATGCGGCTTTGAAGTTTTTTACGATAGTGGTGATGGCTCCCTATAAATGGGGCAAAAATGGATGCGCATTAAAACATCGGTTGGCATGCGGGTGTTCGGTATGTCGCTGGTGATTTATTTGTACTGTTGGATTGTGTATCGATGAAATGTCTTGATCTCATTTGATATGTTTGCGCTGCTTTGATTCTAATATCTTGAACTCTCTGTTGGTTGTCTCAGGAAAGCTGGGGGAAGCTCTCATTCATTTCCCAGAGTTGTTCGGCTGGTACATCGTTGACTTGGCATTGATTAAGGCCCATTTGCGTGAACAGCGGAATCCATGGATTTGGTGCCCCCGCTGCCCGCCGCGCGTCGCGTCTTGTCTTGATGGGACTTGTCTGCGGTTTGATTGCTCCTTGCATGGCTGGATTGGCCCTGAGCCAGAAGCTTCATCGCTGGCCCGTGGGCGAGGCGAATTTCAGGATCTGGTGAACCACGGGATCATCGAGGGGCGATCGATCGGGACGGCCCCTCTGGGATGACATGAAAGGGAACAAGCTCCAGGGTTGTGGTGCTGTTGTGATCTAATCGCTTAATCCTTGTAGGGATAGTTGTTGGGAACAAAGAACTGTTCGTTAAAGGGAGGGCGCTTGTAGCTGCCCTGCTTGGGGCGTTTTGGCATTTTGATCGGTGGTGGTGTCATGTCTTCATAGGGCACTTTGCTGAGGATATGGCGCAGGCAATTCAGACGAGCACGACGTTTGTCGTTGGCTTCCACCGTGAACCATGGAGCTTCTGGGATGTGCGTTTTAGAAAACATGGTGTCTTTCGCCTTTGAGTACTCCACCCAGCGATTGCGTGACTCGATGTCCATCGGACTCATCTTCCAGCGTCGCTCTTCGTTATCAATCCGTTCCTGAAAACGCTTTTCCTGTTCGTCATCATTGATTGAGAACCAGTATTTCAGCAGCAGAATTCCGTCCTGCACCAGCATTTGTTCAAACTGCGGGCAGGACACATAGAACTGCTCCACCTGTTCGGGAGTGGCGAAGCCCATCACCTTTTCCACCCCGGCCCTGTTGTACCAGCTCCGATCGAAGACAACGATTTCTCCAGCACTGGGGAAATGCTCCACATAGCGTTGGAAATACCACTGGCTTTTCTGATGCTCTGATGGCGTGCCGAGGGCAACCACCCGACAGCCCCTTGGGTTCAACGGTTCCGTCAGCCGTTTGATCGATCCTCCTTTGCCTGCGGCATCCCGGCCTTCAAACAGGACGATCATGCGAAAGCCCGTCGCTTTCACCCAGTACTGCATCTTGACCAGTTCCGTCTGGAGTTTGGCCAACTCCTTTTCGTAGACCTGTTTGTTCAGTCGTTTGTGTTTGTTGGAAAAACCCTCCTGCAGTTCCAGCATGAGCTCCTGCGGACGATCGAGATCTCCATCGCTGTAGTGATCGATGGCCTCAAGAACAGCCGTGACGTCGTGGTCGCTTGATTGGCTCATGCTGCCGATGAATCTGTTCTTCTGTTTTGCCAGAGATGCAATCTCTGGGCATGGTCTGGACCTGTTTTTTACGGAATTTCGGGCTGTTTTGTCTCTTGAGACGGGAGGGTGATGATCACGGCAAAGCGTCCTGGATCACCGTTCCCCTGCCGGAAACCGATCCTCCCGGCGTGGGTGCGGACCACATGGTTCACGATGGCCAGCCCCAGACCGCAATGGCCTTGGCGGCCTCGTGCTGAATCGAGGCGTTGAAACGGTTGTAGGGCACGTTCCCATGCGCTGGCGGGGATCCCTTGACCCTGATCCCAGACCTCAATCGTCACCTCCGCTCCTGTGCGGCGCAGCCGAACAACAACCGGTGCTGTGCCATGGCTGAAGGCATTGTCGACCAGGTTGCTGACGGCGCGGCCCAAGGCCACCGGTCGAATCCGCAAATGTACCGACGTGAGTTGCAGTTGCAGCTGCTCCTTGGGCTGCCCTGCCACGGTTTCGGCCAGCCACTGATCCAGTGGACAGTCCACGCACGCTTCCCGGTCACCGCCTCCGGCGTACATCAGAAACTGGCCCGTGATGCGCTCGAGTGCATCAAGATCGCTTTGGCAGTGCGCACGTTCCTCGGACTTCAGCTCCGGCATGGACAAGCGGAACTGCAGCCGCGTCAGGGGTGCCCGTAGATCGTGGGCGATTCCAGCCAGCATCGTGGCGCGTTCCCGTTCGCCGTCAGCGAGCCGTCGCACCATGGCGTTGAAGCGTCGCGAGATGCGTCGGACCTCAGGAGCTCCTTGTTCAGCGACAGGATCGCGGTTGATGTCTTCGCCCACACGGGAGACCGCGTCTTCAAGCTTGCGAAGTGGACGGGCGACATCGAGCAGCAGATACAGCACTCCGGTCATCACCACCGCGCTCACCAGAGCGAGCAGCAGGAGCATCGGTTGCGGTGGCCAGGCGCGTGCCATCGGCAGAGGAGTGCGCAGCCAGACCGGTTCCAGTGGAGAAAAGAGCTCAATCCAAACCTCCGGCGTGCCGGTTCTGCTGGGTGCCGGCCGGAGCTCAGGGCATTGCATCAAGCGAGAGCAGAGCACCTGCTGGAGGTCCTGGCGACGCTGGGCTGATGCCTGCGTTTCTCGACTTGGCCCCGCTGGTTGATCACCGACCCGGAGCTCCAGACCGGTGAGCTCGCTGATCAGGGCGGGGGGATAGCGCTCCAGGGTCAATTCGGTGAGTCGCACGTTCAACGCCAGATCGCGTCCCAACTGCTGCGTTTGAATCCGTTCCAGTTGTCGGCCGAACAGCACCTGAAGCAGCAGCAGGGCCAGCATCCAGCTGGCCAGCAGGGCCGTACCCCAGGCACCGAAACGAGCCAGCCCCCGTGTCAGCCCCCGTTGTCCTGGCATCTCAGCGGGATCTTGGCGTGCCGTCAGGCACGAATACATAGCCATAGCCCCAAACCGTCTGCAGGTAGCGAGGGCGGGTTGGATCCGGCTCCACAAGCTTGCGCACCCGCGACACCTGAACGTCCATGCTGCGGCTGTCGGTGTCGCTGCCGGGCCCTCGGGCCAGTTCGATCAGTCGCTCCCGCGACAGTGGGCGATGCGGATGGCAAACAAAGGCGGCCAGAAGACTGAACTCACCACTGGTGATCACCACCGGCTGGTTGTTCTGCAGCAGAGTGCGGGCGGAAAGGTCGAGCTGGTTGTCGCCAAAACGGACGCATTCCCCTCCTTCCACAGGGGTTCCCGCAGGCATGGCGTTGCGCCGCCTGAGCACGGCTTCGATCCGGGCCGTGAGTTCCCGGGGCAGGAACGGTTTGGCGAGGTAGTCATCAGCTCCCTGTTCGAGCCCGATGATCCGATCAACGCCATCGGCGCGTGCCGTGAGCATGACAACGGGCAGATCATCCCCGGCATCCCGCAGCCTCCGCAACGCCGTCAAACCATCATCGCCCGGCAGCATCAGATCAAGAACCACCAGGTCTGGGCGTTGGCACTCCAGACGTGCCTCGAATTGCTTCACATCGCAGAGACTGCGCACCTCGTAGCCCTGGTCGATCAGGTAGGTGCCGACCATCTTTCTCAGCTCTGGGTCGTCATCCACCACCCAGATCATGGTGTTCTTGGCCATGGCCATCAGCGGTTGGGCTGATGGTATGCAGTGGCCTGGTCTCTGTCTCTCCCCGGTATGACCCAGTCACAGCTGAACAGACGTCGGTCACCCATCAGTCATCGTCAGAGTTGATCTGGCTCCATAGGCTGGAGTCATGACTGCGCCATCCGCCATCCGTGTGCTCGGGCCGTTGGCATTGGCGGCGACTCCCCTGGCGCTGCAAGCTGCCCCGGGGGATCAGCCCTTGCGGGTTTACAGCGCCAGGATGGAGACCCTGTTCATCCGCCTGGATGTCAACCGAGACGGTCGGCTGGATGCCTCTGAAGTGCAGGGGCGACGGGTCTTGAATCGGGTGCTCCAACGCCAGAACAATCGGTCTTATTTGTTGCTGGAGGATTTGCGTCTCCCGGATGCATCGCCCAGTGGGCCACGTCTCAAACACCATTTCAGCCTGGCGGACCGCAACCGGAACCGGCGCCTTGATCCTCAGGAAGCCAAACGCATCCCCTGGATCAGCCGCAACTTCAAGGCTTTGGATCGTGATCGGGATGGAACCGTGACATTGCAGGAGTTGTGGACTCACCAGCGCTCCCTGGCTCCACCTCAGCGCCGGCCCTGATTGGGGGGAGCCATCACCAGCCTGATGACGCGAATCAACCTCCAGAGCGCACCAAGCAACAGGACGCCGGCCAACACCACCATGGCGGCGATCAGCAGGATGGCGGCGAGCCCGAGTAGGGCTTCCAGCAACTGCTGCACGCCGCGGATCAGATCGGCGATCGCCTCGCTGAGCAGCACCATGACGTCAACCTGCTGCGGCAACTGATGCAGAAGCACAGCGATGCCTGCAGCAGCAGACAGCATCAGCAGGACCACCAGGGCCTGACGCAGGACAGGGCCGTAGGGGAAGCGACGGCGACGGCGAAAGACCCGTCGTTGATTGAGTGTGCGAGTCCGGCGCACCTTGTTCATGGCATGGAGCGAATCAGGGTGCCAGCACTTCGAGGATTCTGAAGCGTGTTTCCTGCACGTCAACGATCCGTCTGTGTTTCTGCCTCTGGTTCTGGCTCAATGTCCGGCCTGTCCAAGGGTGCTGCTGCTGGTGAGGATTCCTTGATCTCCTGAGGCAAGGGAACAAGCCATGCCGTGGCCAAGGAACAGGCGAGGGCAACCCCGGCGAGAAGTGGAGGTCCGAGCCGTTTCTGCAAAGGAATGCGATCGATGATCTCCTGCCGCTGGAGGGGTTGCTCCTCGGGGAAGGCCCAGGTCAGTTTGACCCGGCTGTCGAGCCGCAAACGATCGAGGCAGCGCACCAGGTCGGCAAATTCGGCATCATCGAGCTTGAGCTGCAGCGGCTCAACGCCGTCCCGACTGCTGCGCAGTTCCAATTGATGGTGGGCCTGATCCGGCCCAATGCACACAAAACCGCTTTCCTGGCCAAAACGGCGCTGCACGCCCGACAAGCGATGTCTGGCGTAGGGCATCACCGCAGCCATCAGGGCCTCGAGGTGGTCCCGGGTTCCTTCCAGCTCCGGGGCCCCCACCAGTTGCAACCGCCAGGCCGACAGGATTCCGATCGCATCACTGCTGTGGCCGGCCGAGAGGTCGGGAAAGCCCTCCACCACCAGCCGCGCCGCCGTTTGTTCGTATTGGTACGTCGTTTTCAACATGGTCTGCCTAAGGGGTGGGGTCGAGCAGAGTGGCGCGGAGACGATTGATTCCACCCGGGCCTGCACAGAAGGCCAGGGTGCTGATCAGCTGGCGCTGCTGAGGTCCCGCAGGATCCATCCTGAGCAGGCGAACAACCGCTTCACGCCTCAGATTCATGCGCTCCTCAATGAGATCGCGCAAACGCTCATGCAACAACTGCCAGCGCTGTTGAGTGAGCTGTTCCGGCTCGCGGCTCGACAGGAGTTGGTGGAGCATTGGATACAGCCGTTCGGCCATGGCACAGACCAGGCAAATCAGGGATTCGGCATCCACGGGGTTGAGCTGGTCCCGACACGTGGTGCGTCTGAGGGGGTTGTGACAGCGTCGCTTCCAGAGCTCAACGCGATTGGGGAATTGCGCCTGTAAACCCATCTGCTGGCTGGTCCACACCATCGCCTCGCCGCCATTGAGGTCAAGAGCCTCGACGGTCAACAGCAGCAGATCGAGCCGCTCGACCCCCCGTCGGCTGAGACGTGCCCCCCCGTTGTGGACGGTGGGTGATGGAGCTTCAGTCATGGCTGCGATGATGGCAGGGGCCCAGCCATTGCGTCACCCGAATTTGGACTTTCAGTCGCACATTCGTTCAATTCCCGACTTTCCCAAGCCTGGAATCCTGTTCCGAGACATCAACCCGCTCCTCCGATCACCAGAGGCCATGGCCGAGGTGCTTGGGCAGCTTGGTGGGGTGTGCGACCAGTTGAAGCCCGATGTGATCGTGGGGATCGAGTCCCGGGGCTTCCTGTTTGGTGTCCCTTTGGCCTGTGAACGAGGGCTTGGTTTTGTGCCCGCACGGAAGCAGGGAAAGCTCCCTGGTGAGGTGATCGGTCGGGACTATGTCCTGGAGTACGGGACCGCTCGGGTTGAGATGCAGGCCGACGCCTTTGAGCCGTCCCAGCGGGTTCTGGTGGTGGACGATCTGCTCGCCACGGGCGGCACCGCTTCGGCCACGGCAGCCCTGGTGAAGCAGGCCGGTGCCTGCTTGGTGGGCTTTGCTTTCGTGATTGAGTTGGAGGGGCTGGGGGGACGCAGCGCTTTGCCCGCAGGCCACCCCGTGGAATCGTTGGTGCGTTACGGCTGATTGTTCTGCCAGTCGAAGACCTCTTCGAGCTGGTTCAGGCTCAACAACCCGAAGCTCCACAGCACAATCGGGAGCGGGGCCTGCTCCAGTTCCGCCTGGCGTAGCCCCAGCTCCAGGGCGCTGGGGCTCACGCCGAGACGGCGCTGGAGAAAGTGCAACAGGGCCTCGGCTGGCGGGGGTTGCCGCTGGCTGGACATCACCATGGTTGCGACCGCAGCTGTGGTCAGTTTGGCAAGGCCCGCCACAGCTGCATGGGGCCGTCACTCATGGCCCGCAGGCTGAGTCTGCGCAGCCCAGAGAAGCGTTTCAGCAGATGGAGCGCCATCCGCCGGAGCGGCAGCAGCAAGGGTTGCCGGTTCGAAAACAGTCGCACCAGCAGATCCGTCGCCAAGCCCACCTGGAGCACATCCAGCCAGCGGCCCTTGGCATAGTTCTGTGCGATCGATGTGGCGCTGCCGCCCCGCTGAACGGCGCGGATCAGACCTTCCACATCCCGCCAGCAAAGATTGAGCCCCTGGCCTCCGACGGGATGGCAGCGGTGGGCGGCTTCACCGATCAGCACGCCCCGTCCACGGTGAAAGCTATGGGCCAGAAGCCACTGTTGAGGAAAGGCTCTGGGGTGGTCGAGCAGACGGTCGGGCTCCATCCCTGGGGGAAGAACGGCGGCCAGCTGATCGAGAAACGCACTGCGCGGCAGCGTGCTGCGCTCTTGGCAACGCCGCCAGGGTGCGCTCCACACCACCTGGAAGGTTCCCTGACCCAAGGGCAGCACGGCGAAGGGACCTTCCGGACGAAACAACTCACAGGCCCTGTCGTGCGGGAGACCCCGCAGGACTACCTTGGCGGTGAGGCATCCCTGTCGATAACGAATCCCCCAGTAACGGATCCCCCAGGCCTCCCGTGTGGGGGAGCGGGGTCCATCAGCGGCAACGATCAGAGCCCCGTCGCCGGGCTCTGGGCAAGGGGCAGCCAGATGAAGGTTTACCGAGCTGGATGCCTCCAAGCGGGCCAGCAACAGCTGCATCAAGGGTCGGTGATCGAGGATCCAGCCAATGCCGTCCTGGTTCCGGTTGGCGGTCGCGAGATCGTCCAGGCCGAACATCACCTGGGCGTTGGTGGCGGCATCCCGTAGATCCAGATCACGGAAGGGAACCAAG
It contains:
- a CDS encoding ATP-binding protein, giving the protein MPGQRGLTRGLARFGAWGTALLASWMLALLLLQVLFGRQLERIQTQQLGRDLALNVRLTELTLERYPPALISELTGLELRVGDQPAGPSRETQASAQRRQDLQQVLCSRLMQCPELRPAPSRTGTPEVWIELFSPLEPVWLRTPLPMARAWPPQPMLLLLALVSAVVMTGVLYLLLDVARPLRKLEDAVSRVGEDINRDPVAEQGAPEVRRISRRFNAMVRRLADGERERATMLAGIAHDLRAPLTRLQFRLSMPELKSEERAHCQSDLDALERITGQFLMYAGGGDREACVDCPLDQWLAETVAGQPKEQLQLQLTSVHLRIRPVALGRAVSNLVDNAFSHGTAPVVVRLRRTGAEVTIEVWDQGQGIPASAWERALQPFQRLDSARGRQGHCGLGLAIVNHVVRTHAGRIGFRQGNGDPGRFAVIITLPSQETKQPEIP
- a CDS encoding adenine phosphoribosyltransferase, giving the protein MMAGAQPLRHPNLDFQSHIRSIPDFPKPGILFRDINPLLRSPEAMAEVLGQLGGVCDQLKPDVIVGIESRGFLFGVPLACERGLGFVPARKQGKLPGEVIGRDYVLEYGTARVEMQADAFEPSQRVLVVDDLLATGGTASATAALVKQAGACLVGFAFVIELEGLGGRSALPAGHPVESLVRYG
- a CDS encoding FAD-dependent monooxygenase — its product is MVPSLPEIHVLGAGPTGALTAFALAHHGQRVVLHDPLTASELQARSRAYAITHSSRRLLSNLGLWDDLREALVPFRDLDLRDAATNAQVMFGLDDLATANRNQDGIGWILDHRPLMQLLLARLEASSSVNLHLAAPCPEPGDGALIVAADGPRSPTREAWGIRYWGIRYRQGCLTAKVVLRGLPHDRACELFRPEGPFAVLPLGQGTFQVVWSAPWRRCQERSTLPRSAFLDQLAAVLPPGMEPDRLLDHPRAFPQQWLLAHSFHRGRGVLIGEAAHRCHPVGGQGLNLCWRDVEGLIRAVQRGGSATSIAQNYAKGRWLDVLQVGLATDLLVRLFSNRQPLLLPLRRMALHLLKRFSGLRRLSLRAMSDGPMQLWRALPN
- a CDS encoding DUF3038 domain-containing protein; the protein is MTEAPSPTVHNGGARLSRRGVERLDLLLLTVEALDLNGGEAMVWTSQQMGLQAQFPNRVELWKRRCHNPLRRTTCRDQLNPVDAESLICLVCAMAERLYPMLHQLLSSREPEQLTQQRWQLLHERLRDLIEERMNLRREAVVRLLRMDPAGPQQRQLISTLAFCAGPGGINRLRATLLDPTP
- a CDS encoding DUF4335 domain-containing protein; this translates as MLKTTYQYEQTAARLVVEGFPDLSAGHSSDAIGILSAWRLQLVGAPELEGTRDHLEALMAAVMPYARHRLSGVQRRFGQESGFVCIGPDQAHHQLELRSSRDGVEPLQLKLDDAEFADLVRCLDRLRLDSRVKLTWAFPEEQPLQRQEIIDRIPLQKRLGPPLLAGVALACSLATAWLVPLPQEIKESSPAAAPLDRPDIEPEPEAETQTDR
- a CDS encoding DUF2949 domain-containing protein gives rise to the protein MVMSSQRQPPPAEALLHFLQRRLGVSPSALELGLRQAELEQAPLPIVLWSFGLLSLNQLEEVFDWQNNQP
- a CDS encoding response regulator translates to MAKNTMIWVVDDDPELRKMVGTYLIDQGYEVRSLCDVKQFEARLECQRPDLVVLDLMLPGDDGLTALRRLRDAGDDLPVVMLTARADGVDRIIGLEQGADDYLAKPFLPRELTARIEAVLRRRNAMPAGTPVEGGECVRFGDNQLDLSARTLLQNNQPVVITSGEFSLLAAFVCHPHRPLSRERLIELARGPGSDTDSRSMDVQVSRVRKLVEPDPTRPRYLQTVWGYGYVFVPDGTPRSR
- the ppk2 gene encoding polyphosphate kinase 2; protein product: MSQSSDHDVTAVLEAIDHYSDGDLDRPQELMLELQEGFSNKHKRLNKQVYEKELAKLQTELVKMQYWVKATGFRMIVLFEGRDAAGKGGSIKRLTEPLNPRGCRVVALGTPSEHQKSQWYFQRYVEHFPSAGEIVVFDRSWYNRAGVEKVMGFATPEQVEQFYVSCPQFEQMLVQDGILLLKYWFSINDDEQEKRFQERIDNEERRWKMSPMDIESRNRWVEYSKAKDTMFSKTHIPEAPWFTVEANDKRRARLNCLRHILSKVPYEDMTPPPIKMPKRPKQGSYKRPPFNEQFFVPNNYPYKD